The genomic interval GAGCCAGCGGGAAAATGCCTTTCGGCGGCGTAGGAGCCAGCGGCAACCATCGGCCCAGCGGGTATTATGCCGCGGATTATTGCTCTTATCCGATCGCTTCCATGGAAATCGACAGCGTCAAAATCCCGGCCGGCTTACCACCTGGCATTGAGCTGTAAAAGAGCGCCAAATTATAGTAGTTGCCGAAATATTAGTCCTATTCGAGAGGACGCCATTCCGTCATTCCTGCGATCCCCAAGTTTACCCCGGTGCAAACCGGGGCAGGAATCTAGTCCAGCGTCTCGCGGGATTCCCTGGGTTCCCGCCTTCGCGGGAACGACAGGGTGAGCAAAGCAGAGATGGCGGCGACTCATAGGGGGCTAACAGACATTATTTCTGGCAATTGCCATAGTTATCGCTTCTTGACTATGAGGGACGGAATGGAAGTCAATTTCGACGGCTTGGTAGGCCCGACGCACAATTATTCGGGGCTGTCGTACGGAAATGTCGCGTCCCTGGAGCACCGGCTGACCGTTTCCAATCCTAGGGCCGCTGTCTTGCAGGGGCTCGAAAAAATGAAGCTCCTGGCCGATCTCGGAGTCAAACAGGGAATATTGCCCCCCCAGGAAAGGCCCGATTTTATGGCCCTCCGACGCTTGGGGTTCAGAGGGACCGAAGCCCAAGTGCTGGCTGAGGCAGCGCGGGAGGCTCCCTCCCTGCTCGCCGCATGTTACAGTGCGTCCAGCATGTGGGCGGCGAACGCAGCCACCGTCTCACCAGCCGCGGATACCGCAGATGCTCGGGTCCACTTCACTCCGGCCAATCTCGTGAGCCACTTTCATAGGTCAATCGAACCGCCTTTCACCGCCGCGATGCTCAAAGCCATCTTCAAGGATGAATCGACGTTTGCCTATCACTCGCCGTTGCCGGCTGCGATGCAGTTTTGCGACGAGGGCGCGGCCAACCACGTCCGTTTATGCTCCGCGCATGATTCTCCCGGAATCGAACTGTTCGTGTACGGGCGAAGGGCCTTCGGCCCGGCCGAACCAGGCCCGAAGGTGTACCCCGCGAGACAGTCCTTGGAGGCATCTTCCGCTGTGGCCAGGCTGCACGGGCTCGATCCCCAAAAAACGCTGTTCGTCCGGCAAAATCCCGCAGCCATAGACGCTGGTGTGTTTCACAACGATGTCATATCCGTGGGAAACGAGAATGTTCTCTTGTATCATTCAGAAGCCTATTCCGAAGCTGCCCGGTTCGCGGACAAGCTCAAGAGCGTCTTTTCGGAACACTGCGGGGACGAATTGATAGCAATAGAGATTACTGCGAAACAGGTGCCGCTTGCCGATGCGGTGCATTCTTACCTTTTCAACAGCCAACTTGTCACTCTTCCCGACGGGAGCATGTGTTTGATAGCGCCTATGGAATGCGCGGAAAACCGGAAAATCGGGATGGCAATCGACCAGATACTCGCAGCGGACAATCCGATCCGGAAAGTCGAGTACATTGACATCAGGCAAAGTATGAAAAATGGGGGAGGCCCGGCTTGCTTGCGCCTTCGGATCGTCCTGACACGGCAGGACATCGCGCGGACCCACCAGGGAGTTTTCTTAACCGACAGCCTGTACGACGATCTCAAGGTCTGGGCGAACCGCCACTACCGGGATCGCCTGCATCCGGACGACTTGGCAGACATGTCTCTAGTGCTGGAAGTCAGGTCCTGCCTGGATGATCTGACGCAACTTTTGGGGCTTGGTCCTGTTTACCCGTTCCAGAAGGTAGGCTCATAGATGGCGAAGGTCTTGCAACTGCGATTTATTTGCCGTTCAGCAGCCGGTAAAGCCTGTCAACAATCTGGTCCGCCAGTTTGTCAGCTAGCTCTGT from Desulfomonile tiedjei carries:
- the astB gene encoding N-succinylarginine dihydrolase, with translation MEVNFDGLVGPTHNYSGLSYGNVASLEHRLTVSNPRAAVLQGLEKMKLLADLGVKQGILPPQERPDFMALRRLGFRGTEAQVLAEAAREAPSLLAACYSASSMWAANAATVSPAADTADARVHFTPANLVSHFHRSIEPPFTAAMLKAIFKDESTFAYHSPLPAAMQFCDEGAANHVRLCSAHDSPGIELFVYGRRAFGPAEPGPKVYPARQSLEASSAVARLHGLDPQKTLFVRQNPAAIDAGVFHNDVISVGNENVLLYHSEAYSEAARFADKLKSVFSEHCGDELIAIEITAKQVPLADAVHSYLFNSQLVTLPDGSMCLIAPMECAENRKIGMAIDQILAADNPIRKVEYIDIRQSMKNGGGPACLRLRIVLTRQDIARTHQGVFLTDSLYDDLKVWANRHYRDRLHPDDLADMSLVLEVRSCLDDLTQLLGLGPVYPFQKVGS